A portion of the Nitratidesulfovibrio termitidis HI1 genome contains these proteins:
- the icd gene encoding NADP-dependent isocitrate dehydrogenase, translating into MRKTVYWIEGDGIGPDVWKAARPVIDAAVAKTYGDARSIEWKELLAGEKAYAATGEYLPEATMQALRGAELAIKGPLGTPVGKGFRSLNVTLRQTLDLYACIRPIRYFEGIMSPVKRPDLVDMVVFRENTEDVYAGIEYKAGTPEAKRLIDFLRNELGANVDPESAVGIKPMTARGSKRLVRRAMDFAVAQKRSSLTLVHKGNIMKFTEGGFREWGYEVVRDEFADAAVLEADAGGAAGKVVVKDRIADAMFQEVLIRPDQYSVIATPNLNGDYLSDALAAQVGGLGLAPGVNMSDSLAFFEATHGTAPTIAGQDKANPGSLILCGALMLEHMGWNDAATRIYNAINTTIGNRTVTVDLASQMASATTVGTVAFGEMVEKAL; encoded by the coding sequence ATGCGGAAGACGGTCTACTGGATTGAAGGCGACGGCATCGGCCCCGACGTATGGAAGGCCGCCCGTCCCGTCATCGATGCGGCGGTGGCGAAAACCTACGGCGACGCGCGCTCCATCGAATGGAAGGAACTGCTGGCCGGTGAAAAGGCCTACGCCGCCACTGGCGAATACCTGCCCGAGGCCACCATGCAGGCCCTGCGCGGCGCGGAACTGGCCATCAAGGGGCCGCTGGGCACCCCGGTGGGCAAGGGCTTCCGCAGCCTTAACGTCACCCTGCGCCAGACGCTGGATCTGTACGCCTGCATCCGGCCCATCCGCTACTTCGAGGGCATCATGTCGCCCGTGAAGCGGCCGGACCTGGTGGACATGGTGGTGTTCCGCGAAAACACCGAGGACGTGTACGCGGGCATCGAATACAAGGCGGGCACGCCGGAAGCCAAGCGGCTCATCGACTTTCTGCGCAACGAACTGGGCGCCAACGTGGACCCGGAAAGCGCCGTGGGCATCAAGCCCATGACCGCGCGCGGCTCCAAGCGGCTGGTGCGCCGCGCCATGGACTTTGCCGTGGCCCAGAAGCGGTCCAGCCTTACGCTGGTGCACAAGGGCAACATCATGAAGTTCACGGAAGGCGGCTTTCGCGAATGGGGCTATGAAGTGGTGCGCGACGAGTTCGCCGACGCCGCCGTGCTGGAAGCCGACGCCGGGGGCGCGGCGGGCAAGGTGGTGGTGAAGGACCGCATTGCCGACGCCATGTTCCAGGAAGTGCTGATCCGCCCCGACCAGTACAGCGTGATCGCCACCCCCAACCTGAACGGCGACTACCTGTCCGACGCGCTGGCCGCGCAGGTGGGCGGCCTTGGCCTTGCGCCGGGCGTGAACATGTCCGACTCGCTGGCCTTCTTCGAAGCCACCCACGGCACGGCGCCCACCATTGCCGGGCAGGACAAGGCCAACCCCGGCAGCCTCATCCTGTGCGGCGCGCTGATGCTGGAACACATGGGCTGGAACGATGCGGCCACCCGCATCTACAACGCCATCAACACCACCATAGGCAACCGCACCGTCACCGTGGACCTGGCCTCGCAGATGGCCAGCGCCACCACCGTGGGCACCGTGGCCTTTGGCGAGATGGTGGAAAAGGCCCTGTAA
- the trpA gene encoding tryptophan synthase subunit alpha has translation MLPDAPVSRLEARVAAANAAGRPALVPFLTAGFPTLDRFWDEMDGLDRGGADVIEIGVPFSDPVADGPVVEAASLRALENGVTLRWILDGLKARAGRYDAELVLMGYYNPFLQYGLENLAADAAAAGVAGFIVPDLPLEEDAEMRALLAARGIDLIALVGPNTSEERMAEYAAVASGYVYVVSVLGITGVREGLPPEVPQTLARARKAFRLPLALGFGIKEPKQLEGFPDRPDAVVFGSALLRHIDAGNSAESFLAAWK, from the coding sequence ATGCTGCCCGATGCCCCGGTGTCGCGGCTGGAAGCCCGCGTGGCTGCCGCCAACGCGGCGGGGCGGCCCGCGCTGGTGCCCTTTCTGACGGCGGGCTTTCCCACGCTGGACCGCTTCTGGGACGAAATGGACGGCCTTGATCGCGGCGGCGCGGATGTCATCGAGATCGGCGTGCCGTTCTCCGACCCGGTGGCCGACGGCCCGGTGGTGGAGGCGGCATCGCTGCGCGCGCTGGAAAACGGCGTGACCCTGCGCTGGATACTGGACGGCCTGAAGGCCCGCGCGGGCCGCTACGACGCCGAGCTGGTGCTGATGGGCTACTACAACCCGTTCCTGCAATACGGGTTGGAAAACCTGGCGGCGGACGCGGCGGCGGCGGGGGTGGCGGGCTTCATCGTGCCCGACCTGCCGTTGGAGGAAGACGCGGAGATGCGCGCGCTGCTGGCCGCGCGGGGCATAGACCTCATCGCCCTTGTCGGCCCCAACACCAGCGAGGAACGCATGGCCGAATACGCCGCCGTGGCCTCCGGCTACGTGTACGTGGTGTCGGTGCTGGGCATCACCGGCGTGCGCGAGGGCCTGCCGCCGGAGGTGCCGCAGACGCTGGCCCGCGCGCGCAAGGCCTTTCGCCTGCCGCTGGCGCTGGGCTTCGGCATCAAGGAACCGAAGCAGCTGGAAGGCTTCCCCGACCGGCCCGATGCGGTGGTGTTCGGCTCTGCCCTGTTGCGCCACATCGACGCGGGCAACAGCGCCGAATCGTTTCTGGCCGCGTGGAAGTAG
- the trpB gene encoding tryptophan synthase subunit beta, with protein sequence MKKGYFGEFGGQFVPELLMPPLRELEAAMRDILPSDKFRAELDDLLRNFAGRETPLTACPTLSAELGVNLWLKREDLLHTGAHKVNNTLGQALLAKYMGKTALVAETGAGQHGVATAAAAARLGMECVIYMGATDVVRQAPNVMRMKLLGAKVVPVQSGTKTLKDAINEALRYWIAQQDSTHYCFGTAAGPHPFPTLVRDLQCVIGRETRAQMLERTGQLPDMVVACVGGGSNAIGMFHPFVDDASVRIVGVEAAGTGEPGCYNSAPINLGRPGVLHGQMTMLLQDADGQIEPSHSVSAGLDYPGVGPEHAYLGAIGRVTYGMATDSQALGAFQALTRREGIIPALESSHALAWVLNNRDKLPAGGHVVVNLSGRGDKDMEIVREVLFREGELA encoded by the coding sequence ATGAAAAAAGGCTATTTCGGCGAGTTCGGCGGGCAGTTCGTGCCCGAGTTGCTCATGCCGCCGCTGCGGGAACTGGAAGCCGCCATGCGCGACATCCTGCCCTCGGACAAGTTCCGGGCGGAACTGGACGACCTTTTGCGCAACTTTGCCGGGCGCGAAACCCCGCTCACGGCCTGCCCCACGCTGTCGGCGGAACTGGGCGTGAACCTGTGGCTGAAGCGCGAAGACCTGCTGCACACCGGCGCGCACAAGGTCAACAACACGCTTGGGCAGGCGCTGCTGGCCAAGTACATGGGCAAGACCGCGCTGGTGGCGGAAACGGGCGCGGGCCAGCACGGCGTGGCCACGGCGGCGGCGGCGGCGCGTCTGGGCATGGAATGCGTGATCTACATGGGCGCGACGGACGTGGTGCGTCAGGCCCCCAACGTCATGCGCATGAAGCTGCTGGGGGCCAAGGTGGTGCCCGTGCAGAGCGGCACCAAGACCCTGAAGGACGCCATCAACGAGGCCCTGCGCTACTGGATTGCCCAGCAGGATTCCACGCACTACTGCTTCGGCACGGCGGCGGGGCCGCACCCCTTCCCCACGCTGGTGCGCGACCTGCAATGCGTCATCGGGCGCGAAACCCGCGCCCAGATGCTGGAGCGCACGGGCCAGCTGCCCGACATGGTGGTGGCCTGCGTGGGCGGCGGCTCCAACGCCATCGGCATGTTCCATCCGTTCGTGGATGACGCCTCGGTGCGCATCGTGGGGGTAGAGGCGGCAGGCACCGGCGAGCCGGGCTGCTACAATTCCGCGCCCATCAACCTGGGCCGCCCCGGCGTGCTGCACGGCCAGATGACCATGCTGCTGCAGGACGCGGACGGTCAGATCGAGCCGTCGCACTCCGTGTCCGCCGGGCTGGACTACCCAGGCGTGGGGCCGGAGCACGCGTATCTGGGGGCCATTGGCCGGGTGACCTACGGCATGGCCACCGACAGTCAGGCGCTGGGGGCCTTCCAGGCCCTGACCCGGCGCGAGGGCATCATCCCCGCGCTGGAATCGTCGCACGCGCTGGCGTGGGTGCTGAACAACCGGGACAAGCTGCCTGCCGGGGGACACGTGGTGGTCAACCTTTCGGGCCGGGGCGACAAGGACATGGAAATCGTGCGGGAAGTGCTGTTCCGCGAAGGAGAGCTGGCATGA
- a CDS encoding phosphoribosylanthranilate isomerase produces the protein MTPAALFDSPNRLLVKVCGLTRQQDADACAEAGVDLCGFIFHPASPRAVTPAVAAGLRSHGMARVGVFVKQSADEVLAIMDAVRLDFAQLHGGQDAAFCDRVGRERVVRVAWPQRHADRTALEAELAGLAPHVRCFLLDAGTSGGGHGATMDWAALRGLAPGAPWLLAGGLTPDNAASAVAACGGHDPAMLIGVDLNSGVESAPGQKDATRVAAALAVLRTA, from the coding sequence ATGACACCAGCCGCCCTGTTCGATAGTCCCAACCGCCTGCTGGTGAAGGTCTGCGGCCTGACCCGGCAGCAGGATGCGGACGCCTGCGCGGAGGCCGGGGTGGACCTGTGCGGGTTCATCTTCCACCCGGCCAGCCCGCGCGCGGTAACGCCCGCCGTGGCTGCCGGGCTGCGCAGCCATGGCATGGCGCGGGTGGGGGTGTTCGTGAAACAGTCCGCCGACGAGGTGCTGGCCATCATGGACGCGGTCCGGCTGGACTTCGCCCAGTTGCACGGCGGGCAGGATGCCGCCTTCTGCGACCGGGTGGGGCGTGAACGGGTCGTTCGCGTGGCATGGCCGCAACGGCATGCGGACCGCACCGCGCTGGAAGCAGAACTCGCCGGGCTTGCCCCGCATGTGCGCTGCTTTCTGCTGGATGCGGGCACCAGCGGCGGCGGTCACGGGGCCACCATGGACTGGGCCGCCTTGCGCGGTCTGGCTCCCGGCGCGCCGTGGCTGCTGGCGGGCGGTCTGACCCCGGACAACGCGGCCAGCGCCGTTGCCGCCTGCGGCGGCCATGACCCCGCCATGCTGATCGGCGTCGATCTCAATTCGGGGGTGGAAAGCGCCCCCGGCCAGAAGGATGCAACCCGCGTGGCCGCCGCCCTTGCGGTGCTGCGCACGGCATAG